In one Pseudomonas tensinigenes genomic region, the following are encoded:
- a CDS encoding aspartate aminotransferase family protein, whose translation MTAALMNTYQPLALSFTKGLGTRLWDQAGREYLDAVAGVAVTNVGHSHPRIVSAISEQAGLLLHTSNLYSIDWQQQLAKRLTELSGMERAFFNNSGAEANETALKLARLYGWRKGIEQPLVVVMANAFHGRTLGTLSASDGPAVRLGFNELPGDFLKVPFGDLAALEQAQKKHGERIVAILVEPIQGESGVQLAPPDYLKALRELCNRHAWLLILDEIQTGIGRTGRWFAFQHEGIVPDVMTLAKGLGNGVPIGACLARGRAADLFTPGSHGSTFGGNPLACRVGCTVLDIIEEQGLLENARIQGERLLTRLRAELADNPNVLAIRGQGLMIGIELKQPVRDLTLIAARDHGLLINVTRGKTIRLLPPLTIDEREVEMIVRGVGRALIAH comes from the coding sequence ATGACCGCCGCCCTGATGAACACCTACCAACCACTGGCCCTGAGTTTCACCAAAGGCCTCGGCACTCGCCTGTGGGATCAGGCCGGCCGCGAGTATCTGGATGCGGTGGCCGGTGTCGCGGTGACCAATGTCGGCCACTCGCACCCGCGGATTGTTTCGGCGATCAGCGAGCAGGCGGGATTGCTGCTGCATACGTCCAATCTGTACAGCATCGACTGGCAACAACAACTGGCCAAACGGCTGACTGAGCTGTCGGGCATGGAGCGTGCATTCTTCAATAACTCCGGTGCCGAGGCCAATGAAACGGCGCTGAAACTCGCGCGTTTGTACGGCTGGCGCAAGGGCATCGAACAGCCGCTGGTGGTGGTCATGGCCAACGCGTTCCATGGCCGCACACTTGGCACCTTGTCGGCCAGCGATGGCCCGGCGGTGCGTTTGGGTTTCAACGAATTGCCGGGGGATTTCCTCAAAGTACCGTTCGGTGATCTCGCGGCGCTCGAGCAGGCGCAGAAAAAGCACGGCGAGCGCATCGTGGCAATTCTGGTCGAGCCGATTCAGGGCGAAAGCGGCGTGCAGCTTGCGCCGCCCGACTACCTGAAAGCGCTGCGCGAACTGTGCAATCGCCATGCGTGGTTATTGATCCTCGATGAAATCCAGACCGGCATCGGCCGCACCGGCCGCTGGTTCGCGTTTCAACATGAAGGCATCGTTCCGGATGTCATGACCCTGGCAAAAGGTCTGGGCAATGGTGTGCCGATCGGCGCTTGTCTGGCGCGGGGCAGGGCTGCGGATCTGTTCACGCCCGGCAGCCATGGCAGCACTTTCGGTGGCAATCCGCTGGCGTGTCGGGTCGGTTGCACGGTGCTGGATATCATCGAAGAGCAGGGTCTGCTGGAAAACGCCCGGATTCAGGGCGAGCGTTTGTTGACTCGTCTGCGTGCAGAGCTGGCGGACAATCCCAATGTGCTGGCGATTCGTGGGCAGGGCTTGATGATCGGTATCGAGCTGAAACAACCGGTGCGGGATCTGACCCTGATCGCGGCGCGGGATCATGGGCTGTTGATCAACGTCACGCGGGGCAAGACGATACGGCTGCTGCCACCGTTGACGATTGATGAGCGTGAGGTGGAGATGATTGTCAGAGGTGTGGGGCGAGCACTGATCGCGCATTGA
- a CDS encoding alkaline phosphatase D family protein: MSPTPVDLIPLPPVLAGPLLRRLEPTRVVMWLVGTRPLSLTLRLQGVGDIPLCAGKCTVIPVGRQAFVHLIDVTLENALPCDTQIDYDLLIDDTTGIADWAAHLLYGDATCPNFVLRSRIDQLLHGSCRKPHHPAADGLLCVDQLLASEADPQQRPAWLMMSGDQVYADDVAGPMLRATHALIERLGLFNEHLEGAVVSDSAKLYEHPASYYHRADLLPALESNETLRERFFGGARKPIFTSSSADNHLVTFAEVMAMYLLVWAPTAWSLIDPQAPELTPERLKRYALEQTRIDAFKAGLGKVARALAHLPSLMIFDDHDITDDWNLSAQWEETAYGHPFSKRIIGNALIAYMLCQGWGNNPDAFKDVLGKTLSLSASGDDQYLDSPVQDALIDDLLRFQQWHFVLPTSPALVVIDTRTRRWRSEMALKQPSGLLDWEALSELQQELLDHPSAIIVSPAPIFGVKLIETVQKVFSWCGYPLLVDAENWMAHRGAAQVILNIFRHSRTPGNYVVLSGDVHYSFVYEVLIRHRKAGPRIWQITSSGIKNEFPKSLLEWFDRLNRWLYSPRSPLNWFTKRRRMRIVPYTPEHAEAGERLWNSAGIGQVFFNEQGQPREIIQHNSNGKAKTRMLAPDLADYPD, translated from the coding sequence ATGTCTCCGACACCCGTTGATCTGATCCCGCTGCCTCCTGTTTTGGCCGGCCCTCTGCTGCGACGGCTGGAGCCAACGCGCGTGGTCATGTGGCTGGTGGGCACGCGGCCATTGTCGCTGACCTTGCGCCTGCAAGGTGTAGGAGACATTCCTCTCTGCGCCGGGAAATGCACGGTCATTCCCGTAGGTCGCCAGGCGTTTGTTCATCTTATCGACGTTACTCTCGAAAACGCCCTGCCCTGCGATACGCAAATCGACTATGACCTGCTGATCGACGACACCACTGGCATCGCTGACTGGGCGGCGCATCTGCTGTACGGCGATGCAACCTGCCCGAACTTCGTCCTGCGCTCGCGGATCGACCAACTGCTGCACGGCTCCTGCCGCAAACCGCATCACCCGGCGGCGGATGGTTTGCTTTGCGTCGATCAGCTATTGGCAAGCGAAGCCGACCCGCAACAACGCCCGGCCTGGCTGATGATGAGCGGCGACCAGGTTTACGCCGACGATGTCGCCGGCCCGATGTTGCGGGCGACTCATGCCTTGATCGAACGTCTCGGCTTGTTCAACGAACATCTCGAAGGCGCCGTGGTCAGCGACAGCGCGAAGCTCTATGAACACCCGGCCAGTTACTACCACCGCGCGGATTTGTTACCAGCGCTGGAGAGCAACGAGACATTGCGCGAGCGATTTTTCGGCGGTGCGCGTAAGCCGATTTTCACCAGCAGCAGCGCTGACAATCACTTGGTGACCTTCGCCGAAGTCATGGCGATGTACTTGCTGGTGTGGGCGCCGACGGCTTGGTCGCTGATCGACCCGCAAGCGCCCGAACTGACGCCCGAACGCCTCAAGCGCTACGCCCTCGAGCAGACTCGCATTGACGCCTTCAAGGCTGGACTGGGCAAGGTCGCCCGCGCGCTGGCGCATCTGCCGAGCCTGATGATTTTCGACGATCACGACATCACCGATGACTGGAATCTGTCCGCGCAATGGGAGGAAACAGCCTACGGCCACCCGTTCTCCAAACGCATTATCGGCAATGCGCTGATCGCCTATATGTTGTGTCAGGGCTGGGGCAACAATCCCGATGCGTTCAAGGATGTGCTGGGAAAAACCCTGAGCCTTAGCGCCAGCGGTGATGATCAATACCTCGACAGCCCGGTGCAGGATGCTCTGATCGATGATTTGCTGCGCTTTCAGCAATGGCATTTCGTCCTGCCAACCAGCCCCGCGCTGGTGGTCATCGACACGCGCACACGGCGCTGGCGCAGTGAGATGGCGCTCAAGCAACCCTCGGGCCTGCTCGATTGGGAGGCGCTGAGCGAACTGCAACAGGAACTGCTCGATCACCCGTCAGCGATCATCGTTTCCCCGGCGCCGATCTTCGGCGTGAAGCTGATTGAAACCGTGCAGAAGGTCTTCAGTTGGTGCGGCTACCCGCTGCTGGTCGACGCGGAAAACTGGATGGCTCATCGCGGTGCGGCGCAGGTGATCCTGAATATTTTCCGCCACTCGCGCACACCGGGTAATTACGTGGTGCTGTCGGGCGATGTGCATTATTCCTTTGTCTACGAAGTGCTTATCCGCCACCGCAAGGCCGGGCCGCGGATCTGGCAGATCACCAGCAGCGGCATCAAGAACGAGTTTCCGAAAAGCCTGCTGGAATGGTTCGACCGCCTCAACCGCTGGCTCTACTCGCCACGCTCACCGCTGAACTGGTTCACCAAACGCCGACGCATGCGCATCGTGCCGTACACGCCGGAACATGCTGAGGCAGGCGAACGCTTGTGGAATTCGGCGGGGATCGGTCAGGTGTTTTTCAATGAACAGGGGCAGCCGCGCGAGATCATTCAGCACAATTCGAATGGCAAGGCGAAGACACGGATGCTGGCGCCGGATCTGGCGGATTATCCGGACTAA
- a CDS encoding LysR family transcriptional regulator, producing MDLFQSMSVYVKVVEAGSMTAAALQCDMSTTMVGNHLRALERRLGVQLLQRTTRRQRLTEFGSVYYQRCLEVLGLVADSERLAEQTLDQPRGMLRLTAPLTFGVERLAPALSEFSLLYPQVKLDVVLTNSRPDLLESGLDVAFRLGNFDQSNLIARPLIDYTLTVCASPHYVARRGMPKTPEDLQQHDCLSFAYPAGDDWQSVEKRWRLGGPDGEIMVDVSGPMLINSSAGLHQAARTGMGIVMLPDALVEQDLREGRLVKVIADFQPPSRPMHLLYAPDRYRLPKLRRFVEFAMQTWGKS from the coding sequence ATGGACCTGTTCCAGTCGATGAGCGTGTACGTCAAAGTCGTCGAAGCCGGGAGCATGACGGCGGCCGCGTTGCAGTGCGATATGTCGACGACCATGGTCGGCAATCATCTGCGCGCGCTGGAACGACGGCTCGGCGTGCAACTGCTGCAACGCACCACCCGGCGTCAGCGGCTCACTGAATTCGGCAGTGTTTACTACCAGCGCTGTCTGGAAGTGTTGGGGTTGGTCGCCGATTCCGAACGCCTCGCCGAGCAGACCCTCGATCAACCCCGGGGCATGTTGCGCCTCACCGCGCCACTGACCTTCGGCGTTGAACGGCTGGCTCCGGCGCTCAGTGAGTTTTCCCTGCTGTACCCGCAGGTCAAACTCGATGTGGTGCTGACCAACAGCCGTCCCGATCTACTGGAGAGCGGCCTCGATGTGGCGTTTCGGCTGGGCAATTTCGACCAGTCCAACTTGATCGCCCGGCCCTTGATCGACTACACCCTGACTGTGTGCGCCTCGCCGCACTACGTTGCCCGGCGCGGCATGCCGAAAACCCCCGAAGACTTGCAACAGCACGACTGCCTGTCGTTCGCCTATCCCGCCGGCGACGACTGGCAATCGGTGGAAAAGCGCTGGCGCCTCGGAGGGCCCGACGGGGAAATCATGGTCGACGTCAGCGGGCCTATGCTGATCAACAGCTCTGCCGGTTTACATCAGGCTGCCCGCACCGGCATGGGCATCGTGATGCTGCCGGATGCGCTGGTAGAACAAGACCTGCGTGAAGGCCGACTGGTGAAGGTGATCGCCGACTTCCAGCCACCCAGCAGACCGATGCATCTGCTCTACGCGCCAGATCGCTATCGCTTGCCGAAATTGCGCCGGTTCGTGGAGTTTGCGATGCAGACGTGGGGGAAATCCTGA
- a CDS encoding GNAT family N-acetyltransferase: MNNTLNVRDLLPAETQSVRQFLGEHGWGHRTGSPEHFAQLIKNSQRTAVAVQGEQIIGFARGISDGLSNGYLSMVVVDDQHRRAGIGRALVEHIMGDNPDITWVLRAGREGAEAFFASLGFETSVIAMERPRLK, translated from the coding sequence ATGAACAACACTCTCAACGTACGTGATTTGCTGCCCGCCGAAACGCAATCGGTGCGGCAGTTTCTCGGGGAGCATGGCTGGGGCCATCGCACCGGCTCACCTGAACACTTCGCCCAGTTGATCAAGAACTCTCAGCGCACCGCCGTCGCCGTCCAGGGTGAGCAGATCATCGGATTCGCTCGTGGGATCAGCGATGGTTTGTCCAATGGTTATCTGTCGATGGTAGTGGTCGACGACCAGCATCGGCGTGCTGGGATTGGCCGCGCACTGGTCGAGCACATCATGGGCGACAATCCGGATATCACGTGGGTGCTGCGTGCCGGACGCGAGGGCGCAGAGGCTTTTTTTGCCAGCCTGGGTTTTGAGACCTCGGTGATCGCCATGGAACGGCCGCGCTTGAAATAG